GTCAGTTGACTGCCAATATTGCTCATTTGTACGATTGGGGCCACCATAAGTGCCAATAAGAAGGTAAATTCAAAATATTCACCGGTGGTGAGTTCACCTTGCATCATCTCATAACCACCATAGCCCATCATAATACCTGTTGTGGCAAGTCCGAGGAGAAAAGTTGAGGAACTGGTCATTACGGCCGTAGCCGTTAAGCTCTTCTTTACATTTTGATACAGTCGTTCCACCCCGCTTTCAAAGACCCTTGCTTCTTGTTCTTCCGCATTGAACCCTTTGATGACCCGTATACCCCCCAAGGTCTCGGTCAGCCTACCTTTTACTTCCGCGTTGATTTTTCCCCGTTCCCGAAAAACAGGTCTAATGATTTTAAAGGCCTTCAAGGCAATGATTGAAAAAACCACTAGGGGGATAAAGGTCAATAAGGTCATTTCCGGACTGATCCGAAGTAGTAAGATTAAGGAAACCACAGCCGTAATACTACCCCCTACCAATTGTACCAATCCAGTACCGACTAAATTTCGTATGCCTTCCACATCGCTCATGATTCGGGAGACCAAAGCACCGGATTTGGTATTGTCAAAAAAGCGGATGGGCAAGGAAAGCACCTGTTTCTGTACCTGTGCCCTAAGCTCGGAAATCATGTACTGGGCCTGTATGCTCAGGACTTTGGTCAATAAAAAGGACATAATGGCTTGGATCAAGAAGGAAAGAATCACTACGGCTACCAAGATTTTCAAAAACCCGTAGTCCTTATTTGGAACCACATCATCCAAAAAATACCGAAGGGACACCGGAGGGATAAAACTTGCGCCCTTGTTTATTACAATCAATAATAGACCTAGGAACACCAAATTCCTTCTGGGCCAAATAATAGTTTTAAACGCCTTTAGGACGCTTACTTTTTTCTCTGCCATGCCGTTGTAAAAGAGCTGCAAGTTAGTTTAAAAATAGACCAAATGGACAGGTGATATGGCCGGGGGTTTTTAAGATGGGATGGGAGTGTTATCTTTAAAGCAGTGAAATGTATAAATCTTAACTATGAGAACGGTATTCCTTATTTGCACAATGCTTTTGATGGCTTGTAAGGGAAATGAACCCCAAACCGAGGTGGATCAATGGAAAGCCCAGGCAGAAAACATCACCATTATTCGGGATGATTTTGGGGTGCCCCATATTTATGGAAAAACGGATGCTGATGCGGTTTTTGGATTATTGTACGCCCAATGTGAGGACGATTTTAACAGAGTGGAGCAAAATTATATTTGGGCCACAGGGCGGTTGGCAGAGGTTGAAGGTGAGGATGCCCTATACAGTGATTTGCGTGCAAAACTTTTTATGACGGAACAGGAAGCCAAGGCCAATTATGATAAAAGTCCGGAATGGCTTAAAAAACTATGTAATGCCTTTGCGGACGGCATAAACTATTACCTACACACCCATCCCGAAGTAAAGCCTAGATTATTGACCCGTTTTGAGCCCTGGATGCCCATGTATTTTAGTGAGGGAAGTATTGGTGGGGATATTGAACGGATTTCTACAAGAAAGATCGAACGATTTTATGAATCCGGTATGGAACTTCCGGAAATGGAGTTGTTGGAACTAAAAAAAGAAAAAGGAATGGTAGAACCGCAGGGGTCCAACGGCATTGCCATTTCAGGGGATTTAACACAGTCCGGCAACGCCATGTTATTGATCAATCCACATACCTCCTTTTATTTTCGAGGGGAGGTCCATATGGTCAGTGAGGAAGGATTAAATGCTTATGGCGCAGTGACTTGGGGACAATTTTTCGTTTATCAGGGATTTAACGCAAAAACGGGATGGATGCATACTTCCACCTATACGGATGTTATGGACGAGTTTAAGGAAACCATGGTAAAGAACGATGGTAAACTCTTTTATCAATATGGAGAAGAATTGCGTCCTGTGGATTCTGCAATGGTAACCCTAAAATATAAGGATGGGAATAATGGGCTTAAGGAAAAAGCCTTTCCTAGGTACCGCACCCACCATGGACCAATAACCCATGCCGTGGATGGCCAGTGGACGGCCTCTGCCATGATGTGGGAACCGGTTAAAGCATTGGAACAGTCCTATATAAGAACCAAACAAGAGGGTTATGAAGGGTTTCGAAAAATGATGGATATCCGCACCAATTCCTCCAACAACACCGTGTATGCAGATGCTGGAGGCAATATAGCGTACTTTCATGGTAACTTTATTCCGAAACGCGATACCAATTTTGATTATACGGTACCGGTAGAGGGACATGATCCCAAAACGGATTGGCAGGGATTGCATACCGTAGATGAAAACATATTAATAAAGAATCCACCCAATGGATGGATTCAGAATTGCAATTCCACACCTTATACGGCTGCATTGGAGTACAGTCCCAAACGCGGCGATTATCCCAAATACATGTCGCGGGACCAAGAGAACTTCAGGGGACTACATGCCATTGAATTGTTGAAAGATGGAAGTGGCTATACCTTGAATAGTTTAATACAGCTGGCCCACGATCCTTATTTGCCCGCCTTTAAAGCATTGATTCCTGGACTGGTCAATGCCTACCATTCCAATGATGACAAAGACCCTAAAATGAAAGAAGCTATTGAAATTCTTCATAATTGGGATTATAAAACGTCCAAGGAATCGATCGCCATGACCTTGGCCCACTTTTACGGTACGAACTATTATCGAACAGGGGCGTATCCCAAGGGCATGAGCCCAATGGAACGGGTTATTTTTTGGGGAAGTGAAAAAGGAGAGCAGTTAAAAGTCTTTGAAGGGGTGCTGGCGCAATTAAATGAAGATTTTGGCACTTGGAGAATTCCTTGGGGAGAGGTCAACCGTTACCAGCGCCTAAATGGTGATATCCGTCAAGCCTTTGACGATGCCAAACCCAGTATCCCCATTGGTTTTGCGAGTGGGCGATGGGGTGCATTGGCCGCTTATGGTGCCCGATACACCGCGGAAGGAGCAAAGAAATTGTACGGCACCCGTGGAAATAGCTTTGTAGCTGTGGTAGAATTTGGGGATACCGTAAAAGCGAAAACCATTTTGGCGGGTGGTCAAAGTGGTGATCCGAATTCTCCCCATTTCGATGACCAGATTCAAATGTATGCGGATGTGCAATGGAAAGATGTGGCCTATTATAGGGGAGATGTGCTCAAGCGGGCCAAGGAGACCTATACACCGGGTAAAAGGGAATAGTTTTGTTAGAAGTTAGAAGTTGGAAGTTGGAAGTTGGAAGTTGGAAGTTGGAAGTTGGAAGTTGGAAGTTGGAAGTTGGAAGTTGGAAGTTGGAAGTTGGGAATTGGAAAACCTTTGGAACCTACGAGACATGATTTTAATCTACTCCTGTTCTTCTTCTTCCTCAAGATTGGGTTCTTTGACCACTATTAAGCTGGCTTTTGAACCTGTTGATAGGTTCCAGCGATTATTGTGCAATACTTTTCCAGCTTCGTCAGTAACCACAACCTGTGCGGTATTGGGACCGGATGAGCCTTGGTTCAAGGCTTCAAAGTCCAGCCGGTTAAATCCTTCGATCAAGTCAATATTAATGCCTTTAAAAGCGCCGGAAAGGAGTAGATTGTATTCGACCACTTCACCGTTGACATAAATCTTTACCCGATCTCCATCCACATATTCATGGTCCCGTGCTACGATTCCAACAAACTTTGCGTTGGTCTTAAAGTCCCCCAAATACTGGTCACCATAGAATTTGTTGGAACCCTTTTTTTCGCGTTCCCCAACTTTGGGATCAATTTTCAGGTCATGCCCTGCCTGTAGTAACTGCCTATCCGGCAGCATTTTAACAGGATTTTCCTTGGAAATGAGATCATTATCCAAAACCGATGGAAACTTGAGTACTGTTCCCCTATTGCTGGGTAGGGCATCCAAATTGTTCTGCCGACCAATTTCCAAAGGCTTGGTCGTAGGCAAATCACCTTGGCCCGTCATGGAAAACGGAAGCATTGCTATGAACAGTAGGAAAGTAAGTCTTTTCATCACAATTTTTGTCGCATAAGCTAATTAAAGTTAACAAATACCTTACCAAGGACTTGATAAAGTGCTGTTAAAAGTGATGTTATTTCGATATAAGGGCCTTTTTTAATCCAAAATGAGGAGATAGTGGGGAATTTTGAGAATGATAAAGTGCTGTATGATCAAAGAAATACCAAAAGTGTGGAATACCAAAATAGTGGCCTTTGCCCATAAATTATATGGCAAATCCATTACTTGAATGGGCAAATCGTCCCGTTTCGTAAAAGCCATTTACAAACCAATGTGATAAAGGGAAATGCACCAACCAATCGATTTTTTTCTTTTTAGTTGTAAATTGTTGATGCGCTTAAACATCATGGTACACTTTTGTACATAGGGGGCTGGATGCCAATGTAGAACAATACACTGCGATGGAAAAAAGACAATTTTTAAAACGGTTGGGGCAAGCCACACTTGCCACACCTTTCCTGACCATGCCCATGGAAGGGAATTCACAGTCCGCAAACCTGCCCTATCCTTCAAATGACGATGAGGCATTCTGGGAACGCATACGCATGGATTATGCCCTAAAACCGGATTATATCAATTTGGAGAATGGGTATTACAATTTTGTTCCTACGCCCATTCTCAACAAATACATGGAACATATCCATATGGTCAATTATGAGGCTTCCCACTATATGAGAACGGTACAATGGGACAATAAAAATAAGGTTGCCGCACGTTTGGCCAAATTGGTGAATTGCTCGGAAAAAGAGCTCATTGTAACCCGGAATACCACAGAATCCCTGGATATGGTCATTGGCGGGTTTCCATGGAAAAAGGGTGATGAAGCCGTCTTTGCCAAACAGGACTATGGGGCCATGCGCATACATTTCCATCAACAGGAAAAACGTTATGGGATAATCTGCAAAGAAGTTTCCCTGCCCAACCATCCTGCATCGGACGAAGAAATTGTGGCCTTATATGAGTCCAAGATCACCCCCAAAACAAAACTTTTGATGGTATGCCATATGGTCAATATCACGGGACAGATTTTACCTATCCGTAAAATTTGCGACATGGCACATTCGCACGGAGTGGAGGTCATGGTGGATGGTGCCCATTGTGTGGGCCACATTAAGGTTGATATTCCGGCATTGAACTGTGATTACTATGGTTCCAGTCTGCACAAGTGGTTAAGTACGCCTCTGGGGGCCGGGCTATTATATGTTGCGGAAAAACACATTCCCAAAATTTGGCCGCTTTTTGCAGAACATGAAAAAGATGAGACGAAAATTAGAAGGTTAAACCATACGGGGACCCATCCGGTCCATACGGATTTGACCATCAATGATGCCATGGATTATTTGGGGATCATTGGACTGGAGCGCAAAGAAAATCGCTTGCGTTTTATACAGCGCTATTGGAGCGACCAACTTCGTGAGGTGGAAAACATAATGGTCAACACCCCTGTTGAAGAAGCACGGAGCTGTGGGATTGCCAATGTGGGAATACGCCATATAAAACCACATGAATTGGCGAAAATCCTATTGGATGAATTTAAAATCTGGACCGTGGCCATTGATTATACCAATGTGAAGGGATGTCGAATAACGCCCAATATCTATACTACTACAGAGGAATTGGACCATTTTGTAGCTGCCATGAAAACCTTGGCAAAAAGAATTTAACCCATATAATCCACTAGTTTTTCCGGACCCTCCAACAGCACTCGAACAATTTGGAGCGTACCGTCGGGTTTGGTATCAATATGCCATTTGATCAATGAGATTTTCCCATTTTCCAGTTCTATTCCCGTTATGCTTCTTGGATGTACGCAACTTCCATCATTAAAGAAAGGTATCTGTCCGGGTTCGGGAAACCGGGGTCTATGGGTATGACCGGCAATGGTGATACGAAGGTTGTTCTGTAAAATCCACTTTTTGATCCGTTTCTCAATACGTATCAACTCCTTGTAATTCTTGGCAGGACTGGTGGGATCCGCAATACCCAACACCTGTAAAGGTTTCCATAGGATACGGACCAAAAAACGTCCTATGCGCCAAAAGTTATAATTCCACCAATCTGCTTGATGGCCGTGGCAACAGAAAAGCTCTTGACCGGTTTCCTCGTGTTTTAGAACAATTCCCTCATGGTAGGTAATATTTTCAAAAAGCTCAATATCCCTGCCATCAATAGGTTCAAAATAACTGGATAGGTGTTTCTCCACATAGTTGGGGTCTTGGTATACCATATCATGGTTCCCCCAAACCATGTGCAATCGGTTTTCCAAGTGGAATTGCTTTAAGAGCTGAAATACGTTTTTATGGGCCTCAAAAATGGCCTCGAAGTTTAGGTTTTCCCAAAGCTCATCCCCATCCCCAAGTTCACAATATTCAAAACCCTCCCGATAATAATGGTTCAAGGCATGGAAATAAATGTTTCGATTATTGGCAAAATCATCGGCAAAACTATTGTCCCCCCTGTGGCAATCACTAAAGAAAATAAACTTGGAATCGTTATTAAATGGGATGGTTTTTGCCTTAGCGTAGCATCTGTCCAATCTGTTGCGGGAAGACATGGTTTATTTTTCATTAAATATCCAAAAAATGTCCAATAAACCATAAACAACTCGTTAACAATGTGGAAGAAACACTTTTTGTAACTTTGAAGACTAAATATCGACTAAGTCAATATGAACGGACAGTATACAGGAGAGGTACCGTTGATTCAACTTGTTAGTTTCAATAAGTTGTTGGAACACTATGATGAACAGCTCAAGAGCAAGGATGAATTCCTTGCGGCAAGGGCAAAATATGTATTGGATGCTGTAGCGCCGTATCCTGAATTACGGGAGGGCTTTGATGATTTGTCCCTCATAGGGAAACATAACGATGTCATTAAAACCATCCTGGCAGATACTTTTTCCCCGGTTTTGACCCATAACGAGATAAAAGCCGCGTCCATCCCTTTTGCCAATTTGGTTTTTAACTCCTCCGAGCGGTTCAAAAAGATACTAAAGGAAGCCGGGGATGATTTTGAACTTGAAATACGAAACCTTCCCGACAACCTGCACTATATCATGCAGTGTACGGTTGTCCTTAGTTTTTACTATGGCTTCCAACTGGACTTCAAACGTCCTTTGTTTTATGATATCCCGGATGCCAAAGGCTTAATGCGCCATTATCGCATTCTGTACAATGCCGATTTCATGGAGATAACACCAACGGAGAACGCCAAGGATCTAAAACAGGAAGACTTTGAGGAACTGTTGGATAATTTTGATAATCTGGAACTTTGGAAAGAAAAGATTCCGCCCAATAGTTTTATTTCCAAAGGGTTTGTGATTTCAAATATGTTCGATGTGACTGCGGAACACTCCATATCCGAAATCAAATCCACACTGATAGGAAGCAACAAGCGTGGTGCCGAGAACTTCATGGATGGTTTTCAGGATACGTTTCGGTCACTGTTCAATTTAAAGAACATCAACGTAGGTTTTGCTGGATATGATCTTACCAGCAACCGGTTTTTAAAAATATATGGAAAAGGAATTGAAAGCTTTATCCTAAAGGGCAAGGAAATGGAATCCTGTGACGCAATGCTTTGCGGTAGCTCTTACAGCAAACTTTTGGATGAAAACGCCTTCTTTGCCATTCCCAATGTAGATAAGTACTACAAAAATTCCGGCGGTGAACAACCTTATAAGAACCTGTATGACCAGGGTATAAAAAGTGCCATCCTGGCACCCATAGCGGATGAGGGGAATCTTTTGGGGGTTTTGGAGTTGGTTTCCGATAAAGTAAACGAACTGAACAGTATCAATGCCAATAAATTGGCAGATGTAATGCCGTTCATCGTTTCTGCCGTCATTCGATCTATTGAAGAGGAGCAAAACCTTATCGATGCCATCATCCAACATGAATGTACAACGGTCCACTCCTCAGTATACTGGAAGTTCCAGGGGGAAGCCAAACGTTTTATGAATTATGAGCTGGTCGGTGAAGAACCCTTTTTCAACGAAATTGTTTTTAAAGAAGTTTATCCACTGTATGGACAAATAGACATCAAGGACTCTTCCAAGGAACGGAATTTGGCGATACAACGCGATTTAATGATCCAACTTTCCGAAATACAGACCATTTTGGAAATGGCCTATAAAAAGTTGAAACTTCCTATTTATGAAGAATTGACATTTAGGGTCAATAATCACTTGGAAGAGGTAAAAGATACCCTTTACACCCATAGTGAACAGGCCGTATTTGATTTTGTCCAGGAAGAGGTCAACCCTGCTTTCCACCATCTTAAAAGGGAAGATAAGGAGATCAAAGTGTTGATTGAAAACTATGAGGGACAAATAGACGCCACTACCGAATCGTACTATGACCATAGGCGTAACTACGACGAGAGCGTAATGGAAACAAATATGAAACTGGCGGCCTTATTGGATAAAAAACAACAAGATGCCCAAAGGATGTTTCCCCATTATTTTGAACGGTATAAAACGGACGGTGTAGAACACAATATGTATATAGGCACTTCCATTGCAAATGATAGGACCTTTGACGAGCTCTATTTAAACAATTTAAGGTTATGGCAATTGCAGACCATGGTTGAAATGGAGAACAAGCACTACTCTTTAAAGCCCAATTTGCCGGTACCATTGGATGTTACCTCCCTACTGTTGGTGTACAGCACGCCTTTGGCCATTCGTTTCCGTATGGACGAAAAGCGATTTGATGTGGATGGTACCTATAACGCCCGTTATGAAATCATTAAAAAGCGAATTGATAAGTCCATCATCAAAGGAACGAATCAACGCCTTACACAAAAAGGAAAACTGGCCATAGTGTATTCACAGAAAAAGGATGAGCGTGAGTATCTGCGTTATGTCCATTTCCTTAAAGCCAAGGGATACTTTACCAATTCCATTGAAATTGTAGAATTGGAAGGATTGCAAGGGGTTACCGGATTAAAGGCCATTAGGGCCGAAATCCTTTATAAGACCGATGCTACTTCCGAGAAGACCTACACCTATGATGACTTAATGGAAGAGTTAAAGCACTAAAGTCTTAGAACACCATACGCTCCGGGCCAAAGAAACGAAAGGCAATTCCAAAGGCAAGTACGGAAACAACAATTCCAAAGATAAAAATACTATAGGTCCACCTGAGGATTTTATATTTTCTGTTCAGTACCAATCCCAGAAAGTAAAGATCCTTGGTCAAGGAGCTATAGATATAGTCCTTATCCTTTACCAGCTCCTGAATGGCCCATTCATATTCATTAAGTTCCATTTTATGGAAGTTGCCAAAAAAGAGTAGGTTCACCCGTTTTTGTTCAACATCGGCCTTGGTAAATTTGCCACTGGTAACATTGGGCCTAGTGGCTAAAACCGCCAGTATCATTGAAATAACGCTAAAGACAATAAAAATAGTGGTCGGATAGATCAAATAGGTATTGGACGGGTTGTCCAGTTTGGGAATGAGATTGGAAAGGGCAACCGAAATGATAATCGCATTTACGGAAAGAAGGATATTGGCCTTGGTATCTGCAATATCACTTAAGGTGAGATGGTTTTTTAAGGTAACCCTAAACAAGGTCTGTATACCTCGATCGGGGCTTTCACTCTTATACTTTGCTTTTAAGGATTCTTTCTTGGCAATCTCTTTTTCGGTTTTCTTTTCCTTGACCAATTGTTTTAGGTTCTTTTCCTTTCCCGGCTCCCAGTGCTCTTGGGCATACTCGGTATGGAATTGATGCTCGCTGCGAAACATTTTAATGTTAATATCCCGCCACTGTTTGGGAGAATGGGTGGCAATTTCCAAAAGTTCCAGTTCTTCCTTAAGGTAATCCGTGGTCTCCCAATAACTCTTTTGTGCAAAATGAGAAGCATCGGCATCCCGAATGATTTCTTCGTGTAAATTGGTAGGACTATGGTACCGTTCGGTAGCCAGAATTAAAGACTGTACATGTTCCAATGCCTTTTTATCATACCCTTCCCCATTTAAAAAGTCCCCAGCCAATTCACTGCTTTTTTCCTCATGCTTATCCACTCCTTTGGTATATCCGGTGTCATGAAACCACGCGGCCAATACCAATTGCTCGGTTTCGGCGGGACCGAGGTCATAATGCTCCAATAGCTCCTTTGTACTTTTTACCACTCGTTGTGTGTGTTTAAGATTGTGGTATAAAAACCTGGAATCCAATTCCGTTTCCAAAAGTCTTGTGACAAAATCTTCAGCTTTTTGAACGATTTCCGACATAGTTGTATATTGAATAATCCAAAATACGAATTTTTGGAACGAAGCACGTGATATGAAACATCTTTACCTAACCCTCGCATTCATCCTTATTATTTCCGGTTGTGCCACTTATAAACCAAAATATGCGGACATCAAGGCGGAAAAGCTATCATTGGATCAAGACGATCCTATCCACACATTCTATTTAATAGGTGATGCCGGAAAGTCGCCCATGGGAAGCCTGAACCCTGCTTTAAAAGCTTTCCAATCCGAAGTTTCCTCGGCACCAAAAAACAGTACGGCCATTTTCCTGGGGGACAATATTTACCCTGCTGGGCTCCCAGATAAGCAAAATGGTGAAGCCTATGAAATCGCAAAAAACCATTTGGATGCCCAATTGAAGTCCGTCAACGATTTTAACGGGCAAACCATTTTTATTCCTGGCAATCACGATTGGTATGCCAAAGGGCTGAAAGGGTTAAAAAGGCAGGAAAAATATATTGAGGACAGGCTTAAAGGAAAAGATGTGTTCTTACCAGAAAATGGATGTCCTTTGGATAAAGTTGACATTGGCGACGACATCGTTTTAATCACCATAGATACCCAGTGGTATCTAGTGGATTGGGACAAACACCCTAATATCAATGACGGCTGTGAAATTAAGGATAGGGAAAAGTTCTTGGAAGAATTGGAGGGCCTTATTAAAAAAAATAGGGGCAAAACCACTATTTTGGCCATGCACCATCCCATGTTCACCTATGGGTCCCATGGTGGTCAATTTTCATTCAAACAGCATATTTTTCCAACCGAGGGAAGCTTCCCTTTACCTATTATAGGTACATTGGCGAACGTGCTGCGCAGAACTACAGGTGCTTCCAATACCGATTTGTCCAATAAGACATACAATGAGTTGAAAAAACGTATTGTTACACTTGCCCAATATTCGGAAAAGGTAATTTTTGTTTCTGGTCATGAACATACCCTTCAATATATCGTTGAAGAGAACACGCCTCAGATCGTAAGTGGTTCGGGTGCCAAAAAAGGAGCAACGCGGTTATTGAACGGCAGCCAATTTTCCACAGGTCAAATGGGATATGCCGTTTTAAAGGTGTATGCCGATGGGGCATCAACAGTTACGTTTAAGGGTGTTGAGGACGAGGTCAAGTCCACACTTTTTGAGGCCCAGGTACTTCCGCCAAATCAACAACCTGCCGAATTCAAGGGGGAAAGTAGTTTTCCCGCTTATGTGAAAGCCTCGATCTATACCGATGAGGAAGTGGATAAAACCGGATTTTATAAGATGGTCTGGGGGGAACGGTATCGAAAGTACTATGCTACAAAAGTGAAAGCCCCAACTGTGGATTTGGACACTTTGTACGGTGGACTGGTTCCCATACGAAAAGGGGGCGGGCATCAATCCAAGTCATTGCGGTTGCAGCATAAGGATGGAAGGCAATTTGTGATGCGGGCATTGCGAAAGAGTGCGGAACTCTATTTACAGGCACTGGCTTTTCAGGAAAAGTATGTTGTTGGGGAATTTGAAGATACGTTCACGGAATCCATACTCTTGGATTTTTACACGGGTTCCCACCCCTATGCCCCTTTTGCGGTCGGTACCTTGTCCGATGCGGTGGGCATTTTCCATACCAACCCAAAACTCTTTTATATCCCAAAACAAAAAGCCTTGAAAGGTTTTAATGTGGATTTTGGTGATGAATTGTATATGATTGAAGAGCACGTTTCGGAAGGGCATGATCTGGATAGTTTTGGAAAGACCGAAAAAATTGAAAGCACGGACGATTTCATAGGGAAATTGCGCAAGGATGAAGAATACCTAGTGGACGCCAATACCTATGTAAGGGCACGGCTTT
The sequence above is a segment of the Muricauda sp. SCSIO 64092 genome. Coding sequences within it:
- a CDS encoding ABC transporter ATP-binding protein, with translation MAEKKVSVLKAFKTIIWPRRNLVFLGLLLIVINKGASFIPPVSLRYFLDDVVPNKDYGFLKILVAVVILSFLIQAIMSFLLTKVLSIQAQYMISELRAQVQKQVLSLPIRFFDNTKSGALVSRIMSDVEGIRNLVGTGLVQLVGGSITAVVSLILLLRISPEMTLLTFIPLVVFSIIALKAFKIIRPVFRERGKINAEVKGRLTETLGGIRVIKGFNAEEQEARVFESGVERLYQNVKKSLTATAVMTSSSTFLLGLATTGIMMGYGGYEMMQGELTTGEYFEFTFLLALMVAPIVQMSNIGSQLTEALAGLDRTEELMNKTAEAKEKDRTITLEGIHGNMVFKNVSFAYEEDKEVLHNISFNVRAGQVIALVGSSGSGKSTIAGLAASFLNPDSGTITIDGKDLSQVDLTSFRRFLGVVLQDDFLFEGPIRENILFPRPNASEEELDAAVKAAYVNEFTDRFDDGLDTLIGERGVKLSGGQRQRIAIARAVLANPRILILDEATSSLDTESEALIQKSLAELTKGRTTFVIAHRLSTIRKADQILVIEDGRIAEKGTHDDLIASKGRYYNLFTYQARI
- a CDS encoding acylase, whose protein sequence is MRTVFLICTMLLMACKGNEPQTEVDQWKAQAENITIIRDDFGVPHIYGKTDADAVFGLLYAQCEDDFNRVEQNYIWATGRLAEVEGEDALYSDLRAKLFMTEQEAKANYDKSPEWLKKLCNAFADGINYYLHTHPEVKPRLLTRFEPWMPMYFSEGSIGGDIERISTRKIERFYESGMELPEMELLELKKEKGMVEPQGSNGIAISGDLTQSGNAMLLINPHTSFYFRGEVHMVSEEGLNAYGAVTWGQFFVYQGFNAKTGWMHTSTYTDVMDEFKETMVKNDGKLFYQYGEELRPVDSAMVTLKYKDGNNGLKEKAFPRYRTHHGPITHAVDGQWTASAMMWEPVKALEQSYIRTKQEGYEGFRKMMDIRTNSSNNTVYADAGGNIAYFHGNFIPKRDTNFDYTVPVEGHDPKTDWQGLHTVDENILIKNPPNGWIQNCNSTPYTAALEYSPKRGDYPKYMSRDQENFRGLHAIELLKDGSGYTLNSLIQLAHDPYLPAFKALIPGLVNAYHSNDDKDPKMKEAIEILHNWDYKTSKESIAMTLAHFYGTNYYRTGAYPKGMSPMERVIFWGSEKGEQLKVFEGVLAQLNEDFGTWRIPWGEVNRYQRLNGDIRQAFDDAKPSIPIGFASGRWGALAAYGARYTAEGAKKLYGTRGNSFVAVVEFGDTVKAKTILAGGQSGDPNSPHFDDQIQMYADVQWKDVAYYRGDVLKRAKETYTPGKRE
- a CDS encoding aminotransferase class V-fold PLP-dependent enzyme; this encodes MEKRQFLKRLGQATLATPFLTMPMEGNSQSANLPYPSNDDEAFWERIRMDYALKPDYINLENGYYNFVPTPILNKYMEHIHMVNYEASHYMRTVQWDNKNKVAARLAKLVNCSEKELIVTRNTTESLDMVIGGFPWKKGDEAVFAKQDYGAMRIHFHQQEKRYGIICKEVSLPNHPASDEEIVALYESKITPKTKLLMVCHMVNITGQILPIRKICDMAHSHGVEVMVDGAHCVGHIKVDIPALNCDYYGSSLHKWLSTPLGAGLLYVAEKHIPKIWPLFAEHEKDETKIRRLNHTGTHPVHTDLTINDAMDYLGIIGLERKENRLRFIQRYWSDQLREVENIMVNTPVEEARSCGIANVGIRHIKPHELAKILLDEFKIWTVAIDYTNVKGCRITPNIYTTTEELDHFVAAMKTLAKRI
- a CDS encoding metallophosphoesterase, with protein sequence MSSRNRLDRCYAKAKTIPFNNDSKFIFFSDCHRGDNSFADDFANNRNIYFHALNHYYREGFEYCELGDGDELWENLNFEAIFEAHKNVFQLLKQFHLENRLHMVWGNHDMVYQDPNYVEKHLSSYFEPIDGRDIELFENITYHEGIVLKHEETGQELFCCHGHQADWWNYNFWRIGRFLVRILWKPLQVLGIADPTSPAKNYKELIRIEKRIKKWILQNNLRITIAGHTHRPRFPEPGQIPFFNDGSCVHPRSITGIELENGKISLIKWHIDTKPDGTLQIVRVLLEGPEKLVDYMG
- a CDS encoding GAF domain-containing protein — protein: MNGQYTGEVPLIQLVSFNKLLEHYDEQLKSKDEFLAARAKYVLDAVAPYPELREGFDDLSLIGKHNDVIKTILADTFSPVLTHNEIKAASIPFANLVFNSSERFKKILKEAGDDFELEIRNLPDNLHYIMQCTVVLSFYYGFQLDFKRPLFYDIPDAKGLMRHYRILYNADFMEITPTENAKDLKQEDFEELLDNFDNLELWKEKIPPNSFISKGFVISNMFDVTAEHSISEIKSTLIGSNKRGAENFMDGFQDTFRSLFNLKNINVGFAGYDLTSNRFLKIYGKGIESFILKGKEMESCDAMLCGSSYSKLLDENAFFAIPNVDKYYKNSGGEQPYKNLYDQGIKSAILAPIADEGNLLGVLELVSDKVNELNSINANKLADVMPFIVSAVIRSIEEEQNLIDAIIQHECTTVHSSVYWKFQGEAKRFMNYELVGEEPFFNEIVFKEVYPLYGQIDIKDSSKERNLAIQRDLMIQLSEIQTILEMAYKKLKLPIYEELTFRVNNHLEEVKDTLYTHSEQAVFDFVQEEVNPAFHHLKREDKEIKVLIENYEGQIDATTESYYDHRRNYDESVMETNMKLAALLDKKQQDAQRMFPHYFERYKTDGVEHNMYIGTSIANDRTFDELYLNNLRLWQLQTMVEMENKHYSLKPNLPVPLDVTSLLLVYSTPLAIRFRMDEKRFDVDGTYNARYEIIKKRIDKSIIKGTNQRLTQKGKLAIVYSQKKDEREYLRYVHFLKAKGYFTNSIEIVELEGLQGVTGLKAIRAEILYKTDATSEKTYTYDDLMEELKH
- a CDS encoding Pycsar system effector family protein: MSEIVQKAEDFVTRLLETELDSRFLYHNLKHTQRVVKSTKELLEHYDLGPAETEQLVLAAWFHDTGYTKGVDKHEEKSSELAGDFLNGEGYDKKALEHVQSLILATERYHSPTNLHEEIIRDADASHFAQKSYWETTDYLKEELELLEIATHSPKQWRDINIKMFRSEHQFHTEYAQEHWEPGKEKNLKQLVKEKKTEKEIAKKESLKAKYKSESPDRGIQTLFRVTLKNHLTLSDIADTKANILLSVNAIIISVALSNLIPKLDNPSNTYLIYPTTIFIVFSVISMILAVLATRPNVTSGKFTKADVEQKRVNLLFFGNFHKMELNEYEWAIQELVKDKDYIYSSLTKDLYFLGLVLNRKYKILRWTYSIFIFGIVVSVLAFGIAFRFFGPERMVF